The region CCGGCTTCCTTACAAAAAGCCCCATCCGCcggcctctttaaaaaaaaaaaggacctatgTGTCCGCCCGGCTGGTCCGAAGGAGCGGAAAGTAGTAGGGGTGCGTCCCATTCGCACTATAGCTCGGCTGTTATAATGTTGAACGTGTAAGATGGAAGATACCACCGGTTGGCTGCGGGGATACACCTCGCCAGCGCCGGCTCCGGCTTCCTTGTGCTCCCGGGGCCGACCCGCGAGCGGCAACGACCACCCCTTGCGGACTTTGTTCGGTTGAGAGGCGCCAGTGCCGCCCGGGCGAGGGCGGGAGGGCGGCCGAAAGTTGGAGAGCGTTTTTTCGCCGCCGCGTGCGTCCGGGAGCTCGACGAGTCCGCCCCGGGCTTCCTGGTGGGGCTgggctggcgggggaggggccgcGCAGCAGCAGCGGAAACCAGACCTCGGCGATAAGAGGCTGCACAGCGACATGCAACAGTCTTTTCACTGCAGCTGAATGAGTTGTGGCGCTCACAATGCTCCCGTGACCGGGAACTGACAAGTTCAATTTTAAATCGCGGGCCTCTTGGAATCATGACTCCCACAATGCCTTGGGCCCTCGGTCGGCAGTCGGGCtgcctctgaaaaaaaaatgtgagaggtAAGTTTCCATTTTCACAGTTTCCTTGCGCTGCTCTGCTGCTCTGCATTGTTTGTACTCTTTCGGGGCTGTACATGGCTGAAGGAGGAAGTGAGAGGAGGCTTTGGCCGGCTGCGTCTCGTAGCGGCAGGGGCTGGCTCGCCACGGTGGATGGTTTCCTATCGCACACCATCTCGAGCTAGGGGGAGAGCGGGAGGTTGCAGCTGCAGCCCAGCTCCGAGCAGCCCTTCCCCGGGCGCTGCGGACACTGTCAGAGCGCAGCCGGCTTCGAGTTTGGCAGCctagacagaaagagagagagagagagaaggggggggggggggatgaaagAAACAGGTGCGTGGAAGTGTACTTACAACTTAATGACCTTCGTCAGGAGGAGATGCGAGTCCATCAGACGCGAGCCACGGTTTCTCCCAAGAGATCCCGCATCCCTGGCCCCGGGGCTGCCATCCAGCCCGGTTTTCATCTGGGCCAAATATGTGCACGCAAAGGTTAATTCTCTGCCTGCTACCCATAAATTACGCATGACATGTTTAGCTGGGCTTCCTTATATGGAGAGTGCTGTATTTCAGTCCAGTTTGCCTTTTGCCAAGTTTACAGGGCGGAAGACGCCCTGCATGAGagggctcctctctctctctctttttcttcttcgtTTTGTAGTGCGTCACTCAAAAACTGTAAGAAAAGTAAGTATAGACGCTCTTTGGGTGGAGCCGCAGTTGTTTGATTGAATTGCTTTCATGAAAggttgaaaagaatgaaaagtagtTAGTACTTGGGTTCTGGTTTTTAGACAAAAGCAGGACAAAtatgtgcccccccaccccccgcacttttttttttttttaaacggagCCGGAATCTGTTATTGGTAGTAATGTGTCATGTGAGAATACTTTGATTCCAGAGCCTGTAACACGAGCAGGTATATGGTGGAGCTTATGCTTGCCCCTCTCACAGCACTTTACAACTACAGGGGTGTTGCTAGAAGAGTAATTGTGTTCTTAAGTCTCTCCCCGGCCGGGAGAATATACGGCTGCTGGGATTTGGTGGTGTATTTCCGTGGAGTGTGCTTCCCTAGGACTAAGACGGAGTAAGAAGCTGCCAGACAGGTTATTGCCACTGTCTTTACTTTGTGTGCCCACTAGCACAGGCGATAGCAAATGGATGGTAAACTCTGCCGTACGCTGAGGAATTTCTTAAACAAATTAATACACCGAGAGAGAAGTCATAATTAATGCCTCTGGATTTGCAGGCCCTCTGCAAGGCGCTTTGAAATACTACACCAGTGGACACGGTGTTCCTCCCTCCTGGGTTTGAACACGGTGTCTGTTTATCCACAGAGGTATTTAGGACCTAACTCTTCTATACCAGCATAAGTGATCCACTCCATGTTATCTGTGTGCGTTCCTGAGAGCGTTGGTGTTTCTCCTTGTCTTGCTGTTGAGATAAACTATTATCACTAAGGCAAGTTAAAATGAAAGTTCAACGACTGTAAAATTCATCTTAAGAATATTTAGTTTCAATACTTAGAACGTCTTAGATGTAGACTTATAGCCAGAGACACCGAATAAAGTTATTTTGTAGCCTGAGAAAGCACATTGTTGTCACTTGTATCTTTGCTTTCTTAAAGTTGGTGACAACTACAGCTCAAAACTGTTTTTTAGGAAACCTACAGTGTTCTGATTTTCATCCATTTACATgggggtgaattttttttttggtaggccTTCTTTCAAAATGTAGAcattagtttttagttttatttgtttaatgggGGGTTTCTTCAGTGAGGACTACAAAAGTTGCCTTTTGTGTTTTAGGGAACAGGTTGGGTCAGCACCAGAAAACCTGTTCATCCATCCGTCTATAATTACAGTGTCACTTAAGACATAATAATCAGGTTTTATTATTACTAAGAGACTCAGAAAAGCTCACATGGgcctagtttaattttttttttctcatgtaactAAGAACAGATTTGTGTGCAGACACACATCAAGTGTGATACTCTACGCAGCCATGCCAATGGAGAATCCAAAGTGTTCTGTGgtttaaaatattattgcttGTGTTTACGTTTCCACATTTGAGGCAAACTTAGACTCCAAGTTGAATTCATTAAATTTTGTTTCCAGCATTCTGTTCTTCCTCTGGGCACAGAATTCCTATGAAATGAAGCACTGGGTTCTGTTCTAGATCAAGAAAAGAATATCCCAAGGTTTCTCCTGGggtcagtgggggtggggagtaaaaTCATTTTCTCATTGAGTAAGGGTGTGTTACTTTATCATATAAAATTTCCTATTTTCATTGTAAGCAAAAAAATCGCCCTTGCATTTAATTTATCACTGTCGTGGTTCATTAGGCCTGTATTTGATATATCTATTTATGGAAACTGAGAGAGAATAGCCTTGCTGCACCTTCTGCTTGGTGAGGAGGATGCACAGGTTAGAGAACATCCTGGATCTCAGAAGAAGCTGAAGAGAATAGGCCATTGGGGTTTCCTATACCCTTAAGAAAAAGTCATCAGCGTAAGCAGTAGATACGAGGGTCAAAGGAGtagaggaagaaagtaaaatgtattCACTTAAATGTTTGTCTTAATATAAAATCCCAGCAGCGATACTGATTATAGAGGATGTTACATAGGAAGATTTTGAAGTGGTGGCCTTTTAGGCCAAAAAGCTTCATATTTTTGGAAATCTAGAATGTGCCGTCCAGTGCAATAGCCACTAGCCGCATGTGGctgttgagcatttgaaatgtggctagttaagtataaaatacattatagATTTGGAAAACTGTGTGTGAAGGGAAGAATGTAAAACAtctgattaatatttttatatggattATATGTTGcgatgataatattttggatatattggttTCAATAGAATATACTGTTAGATTAATTTCACctgcttcttttccctttttaaaaatatgactacTAGAACACCTAAAATAACAAATGTGGCTTGTATTGTATTTCCATTGGCTAGTGCTGTTCTAGAATAAAGCAGGGAAGCAGCATTCTGAGGGAAAGCTGAAAGAGTTTGCtggttaaaatataataaaattgacttttatttttacaagCTAAACAAGTTTATTATACATGGAAGTATCTTGTCTTTCTTATCCATTGTAactgaaatttgagaaaatacacTACCtaacatctatttttatttcctcaaaactACTATTTAGTTTAGAGATTTAATGGTGAGGTAGTAATAACAGAGAAAAGACTTATAATTAGGGGATGAGTTTTAACACCTCTCAAAGGCCAGAATAGAGTATGATTGCTACTTAGGAACATTTTAGAGACACTATAGTTATCATTGTCCTGAAGTTACCAAACATAAACGagtcactaaaatttattttaaaatagtttttggtAAATAGCAATTATCCTCAAATGCTTCATATGTATTTTCCTTTCCTATGACTTTCCttccttagaaaataaaaacatcaagtAAATCCAAACAAACTCCTGACCACATGTTAATCAAAGATTAATAAATTCACAAGAATGAGATTTTCACTTGTAGACTATAAGGCCTTGTTTTGAATGTTAAGAAAGGTAAAAATAGGTTTCTGTGGTAGTATGATCTTTGAAAGATTTCTACACACGGAGATAATTGTCTTTATAATTTGAACACATTCTTGAGAAAGCATCTGACTAGCAAACAAAGCACAATGGCATAGGCCCTGGAAACATTCCCCTCAGATATTCTCATAACCAAAGTACATTTTGCCATGCACAGTGAAGTGTTACGCTGAAAAAGTGCAGTTCTTTTCTACCCATATAAAGCATGCTTACTTTTACTTCCTTGAAGGCTGCTAAAGATATAGGACAGGGTGGATATAGTgggttcttttttggggggagggcagattTTATAGAGAAGCTTGGAAGAGTAAGCTCCTGGCTAGGTGCCATCTTGAATCTGTCTCCCGCTGTATGAGGTGTAACTGCCATTAGTGTCCATGCATGTATGGAGTGTGAGGGGGAACACTGATCCCCATTAACTTTGTATATAATTTCTGATGAGTCATGGAGCATATTCTCTAATGGTTGGAGAACTATTGATTGCAAAGCAGAGAATGCAAGAAGAGCTATTGACATATGGCATTAAGTGTCTCtagacatattttatatttttagatgagatagggaaattgatttttatgtagtgtttttcatattataaagatatatatttaaacatttcagCTATATCCTTGAAAAAACACTTAGCAAATGCATGGTTACAGTgttttacatattattattagGTTTTAATGACTCTAGTACATCTCTTACAGATGATTATTCACATTTTCCAAGATGCATCTTAACACATGTGTCTGTGACATCCGTAAAAAGGAAGAATCTTTAAAGCATTTATGTTACAGTATTAGACATTACGTATTTGGCACTTTTCCCACTGTTTTTGAGATCTTACTCAGGTTTCTGTGATTATCCTTTGTTAAAACAGTTCAAGATATATTAATCTCATGATGATATACAGCCATATTGGATAGAGTGAAGAATTCCTTTTCCAATGagatcaactttttttaaaaaggtgaagaTGTTTCTGAAATAACTGTTAAGCTTCCAGTAGTGTATATGCTCCCAAGGAAAAACTGTCATCTCTTTGGacattgttttaagaaattgAGAGTCATATCTTTTATATACCCAAAGAGGTGAATAAGAGCTGATAAGGTAATACTCCCATGAAATGTGAGTGTTTGTGTGAAGGCTGATTGTTCCCAAGACAATgctaatttattcaaataatctGGATGTTAAATAATGctgtattattaaaaagaattgtGCTAAATATCATAATTTAAAGGCTGATGTCTATGCAGATATCAAGTCCATTCCAGGCCTTCCCTAGCTAATATTTCTTCCTCCAAAGGATTTTTAAGAGAagcttatgtttttgtttttttttttaagattttatttatttatttgatagagagagagagagacagtgagagagggaacacaagcagggggaataggagacggggaagcagacttcctgctgatcagggagccccatgcagggctcgatcccaggaccctgggatcatgacccgagccgaaggcagacgcttaacaactgagccacccaggtgcctcgaaaCTTATGTTTAAAACtgggttttctttatattttcaattttaaaacagtttGGGAGGTATTAACTAAGAAGGAACTTGTTTTAAAGAGCTAACAAGACCCAAGGATCATGGGAACAAGTTTAATCGTATGAAATAAACATTACATTGCtgatttgagatattttattttgtcatgttatttttaagtgaatacaTATTGGAGCAAAAATAGCAAGCTAGGCTCAGTGAAATCTACCAAACTTAATCAAACTATACCTGGTCTTCAAAGAAATGGCAGTCTGGTAGCAGAAGTAAGAGTTTTGAAAATAACTGTAAAGTAGAAAGTGGTATTTCATAAACAGTGGCTTGGTAACATGGTTTGGAAGTACAGATAAAGAAAGATAAGTCTCTGACCAATACATGTAATAAAGGGAACAGTCTTAATGcataaataatggaaaacaaaagctattctttatttttcaaccaTGCAAAAATAATAGTCTGTTAAGCCAGCATTAATTATATCTATTCAGTGATATTTCCgtatttttcatacatttatatttaacatcCAGAGACAGGATTTTTGTATGtgttcaatttcatttctttagttCATTTCTCTAGTAGAAAGATACAGATTTCCACATGTCCTGTATAGAATATTGATATCTTTTGCCCTCAGTTTTACTGTTGAATACCATAATGTATCACCTTTTGAAGTCACCAAATAGTTACAGATGTGTCAGAAGACCCAAGTGGGTAAGGAAGTTGAACAGTGAGTGTAGTGAATATGCCAAAAACCAGATTGAAAGTAAACTGACAATTACAATGAGGTTGTTTGCtaaaaatctatatattaaaGTTAAGTAGTGGAAgtaatactaaaatatatttaaaaagcagtgaTTTCATTTTGGGAAAAGAAACATAATACATAAGGAACAGCAATGAGAGAAGTATATATTAGCAGGAGATTTTAATCAGAAACAGCCAGAGTATCAAATTTAACATGACACTGAGTAAAAGAAAAGTGGAGAAATAAGAACAGAAGGTATAGACACAGGTAGAAGTGTCCCAATTGTGAATACAATTTTgtgagttttcaaaaataataagtattttaagTACACATAGTTGGTGGAAGACTTAGTAATATTGTGTATACTTTATTTATGTTCCTACCCTACTAACATCTGTCTACAGTGATTGTGACTGAATAGACTCTTCCAGAAGATGCCAGAAAGTATGGTAATAATAATATATGCAGTGGGAGTGTGAGGAAATATAAACAGTGAGACTTTACAGCTTAATAGTCAAAACACATCATAAGCATGTTAAGTAGCAGGGATGCCAAAATAAGGCAGTATGCAGTTCATATTTAGAACATCATTAAAGACATATTCTGAACTTGATTTAGTATTAGAACTTACAGACCATTCAGAGCTTATTGCATCCAAAATTTGTACTCATATATCTAGCAATCTGTTTCCAGCATTGTTGATGACAGTAGTAATGACACATTCacattttacttgtttctttcttctctgatcACAAGAAAAGAATTACCTTTACAATGACCTTTTAGCACTCCATGTGGATGGATAGCTCGTATCCTACCCAAAATGATAGTCTGGGCCCGGGTGGTGATAGTCAAGTTAGGTGACCGAAAGAAAGGAAGGCATAGGGTTTGCCGGGGCGGAAAAGTTGGTGGGAAAAGCTCTGAGTCATTGGCTGGACTTGCAACTCAGTATTCCCAAGCCAAAATCTCCCTCATTGATATTTCTATTTACTAAGTTTTAGTTTCAAAGAAGCTGTATTATGAAAAGACATATCATTTCCTTTAAACAGTttctaaatttgttttgaaaGTCCAATGTTTGTTGCAGTGTAAgtagaacaacaaaaaacagacctCAGTGAGGGGTAATTTTTGAAAAGTGGAATACTCGGCAAATGTAAGAGGTGATATCAGTTTTATTATTATCAGTTTAAAGTTAttgtatctgtatatatttattgtatttttgtctgtATCTTGAAAGGAAAGACTTTGCTGGGGGTTGGCACAGACAAGCTTCACAATGTGTAGACTTTATCAGACCAGATCTGGCTAGGTATGTGGCCTGGGGAAAACTATTTACTCTTTCAAATCCCTAAGTTCTGTATCTGTGAAATGATAAACATAAATAGTTATTAATAATagaaattctaggggcacctgggtggcacagtcggttaagcatctaactcttagtttttggcttaggtcatgatctcagggttctgggattgagccctggagttgggctccacgctcagtgcggagtctgcttgatattctctctccctctccctctccccctcctgctcatattctctctctttctcccttaactaaatacatcttaaaaaaataacagaagttcTACTTGCtgtatatttctttataaaaatatctcatttaatcttttttttaacagctgtGAAATGGGCCTTATGTCCTTTATCTTCAAGATTAAGTAGCATGACTAGAAATCTCTCTTTGTCATTTGTAGAATTATGAGGCTTGTTTTTTGCCTTTATTCAAATGTCCAtgtttttagccatttttttgTCTTGCCTCCAATGATACATAAAGAATAGTAATGAGGATAAGAACTATAATGATGATTACTCACATTTTGGACTGTGTTTATGGGTAGGGTTTATGCATTAATTCATGGATTCCCCAGAACAACCCTGTGAGATGAGTACTATTAGTAGATCAGattcacagatgggaaaattgaggcaCCGATAAAGTAATTGTCCAAAATTACTTAACTAAGAAGTAGCACAAGATGGCGTTGAACCAGGGTAGTCCGGTTCTAGAACCCACGTTTgcacataaaagaataaaaacagatttaaaaaatgctcGTGTTAGGTGCATAGAGGAGATCGAGACCATAAACATTTGTAATACTCTTAGCAGAGTCACACTTCTACAGCATTTAGAAAGTcagaggatggagagaaaagccatggggggagggggccagcaTATAGGAAATGCTCGTGTTAGGTGCATAGAGGAGATCGAGACCATAGACATTTGTAATACTCTTAGCAGAGTCACACTTCTACAGCATTTAGAAAGTcagaggatggagagaaaagccatggggggagggggccagcaTATAGggtagggagaagggaggaatcAGGTGGGAGAGGAGATTGCTACTGCACTTTGGGGAGCATTGAGGGGCAGTTTGATACACAGTGGAGAACATGAGACATTTGGTTAGGCACCTAACCTTACAGGCATGTATTTTAGTGACAATTTATAGAGGAAGGATAGGACACATACAGGATAAGGTAGAGATTGTAGGAAAGAGATGAGGGAAATGCCAGGGAATGAAAAGGAAGACATACATGCTAGGGAGAAAAGTGAC is a window of Zalophus californianus isolate mZalCal1 chromosome 1, mZalCal1.pri.v2, whole genome shotgun sequence DNA encoding:
- the LOC113916879 gene encoding uncharacterized protein LOC113916879, whose translation is MIPRGPRFKIELVSSRSREHCERHNSFSCSEKTVACRCAASYRRGLVSAAAARPLPRQPSPTRKPGADSSSSRTHAAAKKRSPTFGRPPALARAALAPLNRTKSARGGRCRSRVGPGSTRKPEPALARCIPAANRWYLPSYTFNIITAEL